The Pyrococcus horikoshii OT3 genome includes a window with the following:
- a CDS encoding thiamine ABC transporter substrate-binding protein, which yields MNMRWKVIAGIVMILLVAGCIGGKGEEEKTLTVYAYDSLEYWLKEVIPEFEKEYNVKVNLVLVGSTGELVNRLILEKDNPQADVVVGIDNTFLAKALSAGVLDTYKPRNIDELYPWLVEKFDPTYHLIPFDYGFLAFNYRTDMVKEPPKSLDDLLNEKWKGKIIIEDPRTSSPGLAFMFWTIAVYKDKWLEYWAKLKDNVQIVKGWSAAWEAFSKGEFPVVLSYVTSPAATVYYDNKTNVRAIIFREGNYLQIEGVGIIKGSKNRKLAERFVEFLISQKAQEKLPTTQWMFPANKNVKLPEVYKYNPKVDFSKAVYLDPKLIQENYEKWIREWTAVVVEGKNPKEVS from the coding sequence ATGAACATGAGATGGAAGGTGATAGCTGGAATAGTGATGATACTGCTCGTCGCTGGATGCATAGGAGGAAAAGGAGAAGAGGAGAAAACGCTGACTGTTTACGCCTATGACAGCCTAGAGTACTGGCTCAAGGAGGTTATCCCTGAGTTTGAGAAAGAGTACAACGTTAAAGTTAATTTAGTCCTAGTTGGAAGCACGGGGGAACTTGTAAACAGGCTAATACTCGAAAAGGATAATCCGCAGGCAGACGTAGTAGTTGGAATAGACAACACGTTCCTTGCAAAGGCCTTAAGTGCCGGAGTGCTTGATACTTACAAGCCCAGGAACATAGATGAGTTGTATCCTTGGCTCGTGGAGAAGTTTGATCCAACTTACCATTTAATTCCCTTCGACTATGGATTCCTAGCCTTCAACTACAGAACGGATATGGTTAAAGAACCTCCCAAAAGCTTAGACGACTTATTAAATGAGAAATGGAAAGGGAAAATAATTATAGAGGATCCGAGAACTAGCTCTCCTGGGTTAGCATTCATGTTTTGGACGATAGCCGTTTACAAGGATAAATGGCTCGAATACTGGGCGAAGCTCAAGGATAACGTTCAGATCGTCAAGGGATGGAGCGCTGCATGGGAAGCCTTCAGCAAGGGAGAGTTTCCAGTGGTCTTGAGTTATGTAACCTCCCCGGCCGCAACCGTCTACTACGATAACAAAACGAACGTGAGAGCAATCATATTTAGAGAGGGGAACTACCTCCAGATCGAGGGGGTTGGAATAATTAAGGGAAGTAAAAACAGGAAATTGGCCGAGAGATTCGTAGAGTTCCTAATAAGTCAAAAAGCCCAGGAAAAACTACCAACGACGCAGTGGATGTTCCCAGCTAATAAGAACGTTAAGCTTCCAGAGGTTTACAAGTATAACCCAAAGGTTGATTTCAGTAAAGCCGTCTATTTAGATCCAAAACTCATTCAGGAAAACTACGAGAAGTGGATAAGGGAGTGGACTGCTGTGGTAGTCGAGGGAAAGAATCCTAAGGAAGTATCTTGA
- a CDS encoding ABC transporter ATP-binding protein, with the protein MVSIELRDIIKRFGEFELKVSLSVKDGELLTLLGPSGCGKTTTLRIIAGLEKPDKGRVYFDGRDITDLPPYERNIGLVFQDYALFPHMTVFKNVAFGLEVRRVPRMEIEKRVREVLDLVGLRGFENRLPEELSGGQQQRVALARALVIEPDVLLLDEPLSNLDAKVREKLRGEIKRIVKELGITTIYVTHDQEEAMVLSDRIAVMNFGRIEQVGEPYDLYYNPKNEFVANFLGISNIVELEAKEGRACLGDLCFEVGREGKGKIFFRPENVAVGEGIEAEVIGYELLPGRVRLRLSIEGREIIAEELLSRIGKKIPKKVRIRVREFKILP; encoded by the coding sequence ATGGTGAGCATTGAACTTAGGGATATAATCAAGAGGTTTGGGGAGTTCGAGTTAAAGGTTAGCTTAAGCGTTAAAGATGGTGAACTACTCACCCTTTTAGGCCCGAGCGGATGTGGTAAGACAACAACCCTAAGGATAATAGCTGGGCTTGAGAAGCCGGATAAAGGTAGGGTGTACTTTGATGGTAGGGATATTACGGATCTTCCCCCTTACGAGAGGAACATCGGATTAGTCTTCCAGGATTATGCCCTCTTCCCCCATATGACAGTATTCAAAAACGTAGCCTTTGGCTTGGAAGTTAGACGGGTACCCAGGATGGAAATAGAAAAGAGGGTTAGGGAAGTTCTAGACTTAGTTGGGCTGAGAGGATTTGAAAATAGACTACCTGAGGAACTGAGTGGAGGGCAACAGCAGAGGGTTGCCCTGGCGAGGGCCCTTGTAATAGAGCCCGATGTACTGCTCCTCGATGAGCCCCTTAGTAATCTCGATGCGAAGGTCAGGGAAAAGCTTAGGGGGGAAATTAAGAGGATAGTGAAGGAGCTCGGCATAACGACAATTTACGTTACCCACGATCAGGAAGAGGCCATGGTGCTAAGCGATAGGATAGCGGTTATGAACTTTGGAAGGATAGAGCAGGTTGGTGAACCTTACGATCTTTACTATAACCCGAAAAACGAGTTCGTCGCGAATTTCCTGGGGATAAGTAATATAGTGGAACTTGAAGCTAAGGAAGGAAGAGCATGCTTGGGTGATCTTTGCTTTGAAGTTGGTAGGGAGGGGAAGGGGAAGATATTCTTTAGGCCTGAGAACGTAGCGGTTGGAGAAGGGATTGAGGCCGAGGTTATAGGTTATGAGCTCCTTCCAGGGAGGGTAAGGCTGAGGTTATCAATCGAGGGGAGGGAGATAATAGCTGAGGAACTTTTGAGTAGGATTGGAAAGAAAATTCCAAAAAAGGTTAGAATTAGAGTTAGAGAATTCAAGATACTTCCTTAG